A portion of the Candidatus Desulfatibia profunda genome contains these proteins:
- a CDS encoding HU family DNA-binding protein, with amino-acid sequence MTKAELVEKMATDAGITKVAAAAALDSFIASITKALKKKDGKVTLVGFGTFLKSRRKARKGRNPQTGEAIKIKAANVVKFKPGKKLKAAV; translated from the coding sequence ATGACAAAAGCAGAATTAGTCGAAAAAATGGCAACCGATGCAGGCATCACCAAGGTTGCAGCCGCTGCTGCCTTGGATTCTTTTATCGCCAGCATCACCAAAGCACTGAAAAAGAAAGACGGCAAGGTTACCCTGGTAGGATTCGGCACATTTTTAAAATCTCGCCGCAAAGCTCGTAAGGGTCGCAATCCTCAAACCGGAGAAGCAATCAAAATTAAGGCTGCCAACGTGGTCAAATTTAAACCCGGGAAAAAACTCAAAGCCGCTGTTTAA
- a CDS encoding leucyl aminopeptidase produces the protein MIHLTSVDLKKVKAETLVIPVCQDKQIHDDATIATLVRIAKRLKEFKGEKGDQISLYNLPDVKTLRVVFMGLGKLEKVDMEALRATAGKAVMEAIKKDLSNMLIAVPAAAALNMEIQGVLESMMEGACLGNHLFDKYKKEKKHKPLKKIHLLVSADAIKNYRKLSDRIETVCQGTILAREWVSTPPNDKKPEQFSNSIAQLARKENLKVTVWGEKELKQKNFGAILAVAAGSRNRPRMVILEHHPKKTANTIVLVGKGVTFDSGGINLKPSGSLEDMKLDMSGAAAVAATLISLARLKSKASVVGIIPVVENMPSGDASRPGDIINSFAGKTVEIGNTDAEGRLILIDAIAYGVKRYKPRILIDLATLTGACVVALGEKIAGLFSFDDKLAEDIFLSGAKTHERCWRMPLPEDYKELLKSDFADLNNMSSTRYGGAITAALFLSEFIGETRWAHIDIAGPAYTKKETAYCGAGGTGFGVRLLCDLLEKL, from the coding sequence ATGATACACTTAACATCCGTTGATCTAAAAAAAGTAAAAGCAGAAACATTGGTTATCCCTGTTTGCCAAGACAAACAGATACATGATGATGCAACCATCGCTACCCTTGTCCGTATCGCCAAGAGACTCAAAGAATTTAAGGGAGAGAAAGGCGATCAGATTTCCCTGTACAATTTGCCGGACGTTAAAACCTTAAGAGTTGTTTTTATGGGACTCGGAAAGCTGGAAAAAGTAGATATGGAAGCCCTGCGGGCGACAGCGGGCAAGGCTGTAATGGAAGCTATCAAGAAAGATCTTTCAAATATGTTGATTGCCGTTCCGGCCGCCGCCGCACTCAATATGGAAATTCAGGGCGTACTTGAATCCATGATGGAAGGTGCCTGCCTCGGCAACCATTTGTTTGACAAATATAAAAAAGAAAAAAAGCATAAACCGCTCAAAAAGATCCATCTGCTCGTAAGTGCAGATGCCATAAAAAACTATCGCAAATTATCGGATCGAATCGAAACGGTCTGTCAGGGAACGATCCTGGCAAGGGAATGGGTCAGTACGCCGCCCAACGACAAAAAGCCCGAACAGTTCAGCAACTCGATTGCACAGCTGGCCCGTAAAGAAAATCTCAAGGTTACCGTATGGGGGGAAAAAGAGCTCAAACAGAAAAATTTCGGGGCAATTCTGGCCGTTGCCGCCGGAAGCCGGAACAGACCCCGGATGGTAATACTGGAGCATCATCCCAAAAAAACCGCCAACACGATAGTGCTGGTGGGAAAAGGCGTAACGTTCGATTCCGGCGGTATCAACCTGAAACCTTCGGGGTCTCTTGAGGATATGAAGTTGGACATGTCCGGTGCAGCGGCAGTAGCGGCAACGCTGATTTCACTCGCCAGGCTAAAATCGAAAGCCAGCGTTGTCGGCATCATTCCTGTTGTTGAAAACATGCCTTCAGGAGATGCTTCCCGGCCCGGAGACATCATCAACAGTTTTGCCGGAAAGACCGTGGAAATCGGCAATACCGATGCTGAGGGCCGCCTGATATTAATCGATGCCATCGCTTACGGGGTTAAAAGATACAAGCCCCGGATCCTCATCGATCTGGCAACCCTGACCGGTGCCTGCGTCGTTGCGCTGGGCGAAAAAATCGCCGGCCTTTTTTCTTTTGACGACAAATTGGCTGAAGATATTTTTTTGTCCGGCGCGAAAACCCATGAGCGTTGCTGGAGGATGCCGCTGCCGGAGGATTATAAAGAACTGCTCAAAAGCGATTTTGCCGATCTGAACAATATGAGCAGTACTCGCTATGGCGGTGCCATCACCGCCGCCCTGTTCCTTTCCGAATTTATAGGAGAAACCCGCTGGGCTCATATCGACATCGCCGGCCCGGCCTACACCAAAAAGGAAACCGCATACTGCGGTGCCGGCGGCACCGGTTTCGGCGTCCGGCTGCTCTGCGATCTGCTGGAAAAATTGTGA